One window from the genome of Pelodictyon luteolum DSM 273 encodes:
- a CDS encoding Mrp/NBP35 family ATP-binding protein: protein MPAIDQQQILHALSTVQEPDLKKDLVTLGMIRDVAVSDAGDVSFSVVLTTPACPLKEEIKTACVKAVKAAVPGVGTVKVSMEATVTSASSCSHGHQPGDGHSHENGHQCSSGQCGGHDQPLQGVKNIIAVASGKGGVGKSTIAVNLAVSLAESGAKVGLIDADLYGPSIPTMFGLHSEKPEMSGKKIQPLEKYGVKLMSIGFLIETDTAVIWRGPMASSAIKQFITDVDWGELDYLVFDLPPGTGDIQLTLVQTVPVTGALIVTTPQDVALADVSKAVSMFHKVNVPILGLVENMSWYELPDGSRDYIFGQKGGERFAKAQGLSFLGAIPIERGVGEGSDSGVPYVIGKPNSTSAKALKATAMETARRISITNASSRDENTGCGSGCGCGNDETV from the coding sequence ATGCCCGCAATAGACCAGCAGCAGATTCTCCATGCACTCTCAACCGTGCAGGAACCCGACCTCAAAAAAGACCTTGTAACACTCGGCATGATCCGCGACGTAGCCGTCAGCGATGCCGGCGATGTGTCGTTCAGCGTGGTGCTCACCACACCGGCATGCCCCCTGAAAGAAGAGATAAAAACGGCCTGCGTCAAAGCGGTAAAGGCCGCTGTACCCGGAGTCGGAACGGTTAAGGTAAGCATGGAGGCAACGGTGACCTCCGCTTCCAGCTGCAGCCACGGCCACCAGCCCGGAGACGGGCACAGCCATGAAAACGGTCACCAGTGCTCAAGCGGGCAGTGCGGCGGGCATGACCAGCCGCTCCAGGGCGTGAAGAACATCATCGCCGTCGCATCTGGAAAGGGCGGCGTTGGCAAATCGACCATCGCCGTCAACCTTGCCGTCAGCCTTGCAGAAAGCGGTGCGAAGGTCGGACTCATCGATGCCGACCTCTATGGACCAAGCATTCCCACCATGTTCGGGCTCCACTCGGAGAAGCCTGAAATGTCCGGCAAAAAAATACAGCCGCTTGAAAAATACGGAGTAAAGCTGATGTCGATCGGCTTCCTCATCGAAACCGACACCGCCGTCATCTGGCGCGGGCCCATGGCTTCCAGCGCCATCAAACAGTTCATCACCGACGTCGACTGGGGCGAGCTCGACTATCTGGTCTTCGACCTTCCTCCCGGAACCGGAGATATTCAGCTGACACTCGTGCAGACCGTCCCCGTCACCGGCGCCCTCATCGTCACCACCCCGCAGGATGTAGCACTTGCCGATGTATCCAAAGCAGTCAGCATGTTCCACAAGGTCAATGTCCCCATCCTCGGCCTTGTGGAGAACATGAGCTGGTACGAGCTGCCGGACGGTTCAAGAGACTACATCTTCGGCCAGAAAGGCGGTGAGCGCTTCGCCAAAGCCCAGGGACTCTCATTCCTCGGTGCCATTCCGATTGAACGCGGCGTGGGAGAAGGAAGCGACAGCGGCGTGCCCTATGTCATAGGTAAACCCAACTCCACATCAGCCAAAGCTCTGAAGGCAACCGCCATGGAAACCGCCCGCAGGATATCCATCACCAACGCCTCATCGAGGGACGAGAACACCGGTTGCGGCAGCGGATGCGGATGCGGGAACGATGAAACGGTTTAG
- the rpsI gene encoding 30S ribosomal protein S9, with the protein MKEVIDTVGRRKTSVARVFMTPGKGRVIINKLPVEEYFRDEVKRLHALRPLVLTEKTEDFDIKVNVKGGGLSGQSGAVSLGIARALTEFDEAARAVLKQERLLTRDPRMVERKKFGRKKARKSFQFSKR; encoded by the coding sequence ATGAAAGAGGTTATCGATACCGTTGGACGCCGCAAAACCTCCGTTGCACGGGTTTTCATGACTCCGGGCAAGGGCAGGGTCATCATCAACAAGCTGCCGGTCGAAGAATATTTCAGGGACGAGGTCAAGCGTCTGCATGCACTCCGTCCGCTGGTGCTTACCGAGAAGACTGAAGACTTCGATATCAAGGTCAACGTGAAAGGCGGCGGACTCAGCGGCCAGTCGGGAGCTGTCAGCCTCGGCATTGCCCGTGCCCTCACCGAGTTCGACGAAGCTGCCCGTGCTGTCCTGAAGCAGGAACGCCTCCTCACCAGGGATCCCCGCATGGTGGAGCGCAAGAAGTTCGGCCGCAAAAAAGCGCGCAAGAGCTTCCAGTTCTCCAAACGTTGA
- the rplM gene encoding 50S ribosomal protein L13 translates to MSKTLSFKTYSAKPADVERKWYVIDAEGQVLGRMAAEIARVLRGKHKPQFTPHVDTGDFIVVTNAEKVALSGNKENLKTYFSHSHYPGGVRVDSVKDLLRKKPEKIIEHAVWGMLPHNNLGRQLFRKLKVYAGTQHPHEAQAPTEMKIH, encoded by the coding sequence ATGAGCAAGACGCTAAGTTTTAAAACATATTCGGCGAAGCCTGCCGATGTCGAACGGAAGTGGTATGTCATAGATGCCGAAGGCCAGGTTCTGGGCAGGATGGCGGCTGAAATCGCCAGAGTTCTCAGGGGCAAACACAAACCCCAGTTCACGCCGCACGTCGATACCGGTGACTTCATCGTGGTCACCAATGCAGAGAAAGTCGCTCTCAGCGGAAACAAAGAGAATCTGAAGACCTACTTCTCTCACTCGCACTACCCGGGTGGCGTCAGGGTCGACTCCGTGAAAGACCTGCTCCGCAAGAAGCCGGAAAAGATCATCGAGCACGCCGTATGGGGCATGCTTCCGCACAACAATCTCGGCCGCCAGCTCTTCAGGAAACTGAAGGTCTACGCAGGCACTCAGCATCCGCATGAGGCCCAGGCTCCGACTGAAATGAAAATACACTAA
- the der gene encoding ribosome biogenesis GTPase Der, whose protein sequence is MKPLIALVGRPNVGKSTLFNRILREKAAIVDPTPGVTRDRHIAEGHWQGREFRLMDTGGYAPEDGVISTAMLEQTMMAIQDADIIIFLADVRSGVSYDDLELAKILKRDFSDKPIFLAVNKAESPQLAIEAASFVSTGFTEPWAISARDGSGVADLLDEILLTFPESDGPPEEDGAIRLAVIGRPNVGKSSFVNALLGSNRQIVSSIPGTTRDAIDTRFTRKQQEFMLIDTAGLRKRTKISAGIEYYSSLRSERAIERCEVAIVMLDATPGIEKQDLKIINIAAERKRGVLLLVNKWDLVEKDSKTSKQYEESLRSHMGNLSYIPVIFTSALTKKNLYRAIDTAKEISQNRSRKISTSALNRFLEEALAANHPSTRTGKELKIKYMTQIEAPWPVFAFFCNNPELVQTNFRKFLENKLREKFSLEGVTISLRFMQK, encoded by the coding sequence ATGAAGCCTTTAATCGCTCTGGTCGGCCGACCCAATGTCGGCAAATCAACCCTCTTCAACCGAATCCTCCGAGAGAAGGCCGCAATCGTCGACCCCACGCCCGGAGTCACCCGCGACCGCCACATCGCAGAAGGGCACTGGCAGGGCCGCGAGTTCCGCCTGATGGATACCGGCGGGTACGCTCCTGAGGACGGCGTCATCAGCACGGCCATGCTCGAACAGACCATGATGGCCATCCAGGACGCCGACATCATCATTTTTCTCGCCGATGTGCGCTCTGGCGTCTCCTACGACGACCTTGAACTCGCGAAGATCCTTAAAAGGGACTTTTCCGATAAGCCGATCTTCCTTGCAGTCAACAAGGCGGAGTCGCCGCAGCTCGCCATCGAGGCGGCTTCATTCGTCAGCACAGGGTTTACCGAGCCCTGGGCTATATCGGCACGTGACGGCAGCGGCGTAGCCGACCTGCTCGACGAGATCCTCCTCACCTTCCCCGAGTCCGATGGCCCCCCGGAAGAGGACGGTGCGATAAGGCTTGCCGTCATCGGCCGCCCGAATGTCGGCAAATCCAGCTTCGTCAATGCCCTCCTCGGCAGCAACCGCCAGATCGTATCCAGCATTCCCGGCACCACGCGCGACGCCATCGACACCCGTTTCACCCGCAAACAGCAGGAGTTCATGCTGATCGATACGGCAGGCCTGCGCAAGCGGACCAAGATCAGCGCCGGCATTGAATATTACAGCTCGCTGCGCAGCGAACGTGCCATCGAGCGCTGTGAAGTGGCCATCGTCATGCTCGACGCCACGCCGGGCATCGAGAAGCAGGACCTGAAGATCATCAACATCGCCGCCGAGCGCAAACGCGGCGTCCTCCTCCTCGTCAACAAGTGGGATCTCGTCGAAAAGGACTCAAAGACGAGCAAACAGTACGAAGAGAGCCTCCGCTCGCACATGGGGAACCTCTCATACATTCCCGTCATCTTCACCTCGGCCCTCACGAAAAAGAACCTCTACCGCGCCATCGACACCGCAAAAGAGATCAGCCAGAACCGCTCGAGGAAAATCAGCACAAGTGCCCTCAACCGTTTCCTCGAAGAGGCGCTTGCCGCAAACCACCCCTCCACCCGGACAGGCAAGGAGCTGAAGATCAAGTACATGACCCAGATCGAGGCGCCGTGGCCGGTATTTGCATTTTTCTGCAATAATCCGGAGCTTGTCCAGACCAATTTCAGGAAATTCCTTGAAAACAAGCTGCGAGAGAAGTTCAGTTTAGAGGGCGTCACAATCTCACTTCGCTTCATGCAGAAGTGA
- a CDS encoding NifU family protein, with protein MSTSKDYLPNSDALYDRVIAALETVRPYLQVDGGDCQLVGITKDMVVDVKLLGACGSCPMSTLTLRAGVEQAIKKAIPEIVRVESV; from the coding sequence ATGAGCACAAGCAAAGACTACCTGCCTAACAGCGATGCACTCTACGACCGTGTGATCGCCGCACTTGAAACCGTACGCCCCTACCTCCAGGTTGACGGCGGGGACTGCCAGCTTGTCGGCATCACCAAGGATATGGTTGTGGATGTGAAACTGCTTGGAGCATGCGGCAGCTGCCCCATGAGCACCCTGACCCTTCGGGCGGGCGTCGAGCAGGCCATCAAGAAAGCCATTCCGGAAATCGTCCGCGTGGAATCAGTCTAA